In Natronococcus occultus SP4, the following proteins share a genomic window:
- a CDS encoding potassium channel family protein: MEDWRRRIGYALLTVAAIIVVYATVYQWAMLTFEGREIPFYKAVQVVIESLTTAGFGGHAPWESAVLNLLVIGMNLTGVLLVFLGLPLFAIPLLRQALESGPPTTSDLTDHVIICGHSALDDVLRKELDEVGIPYLFVDPDPELVSELADRGINAVHGDPEEIQTLRDANAAEARGLVADVDDEANPTIILSALRIDPEMRIISVVRDYKTATYHEYSGADEVVLARQQLGEAFGMRATISFAEKLRSVIEVENDYEITELLIEEGSDLAGRTIREAEIFDRKGITIVGVWLGGKFVISPDPDTVLEENTILLVAGGHGGFKDVTARSIPTHHHPSRVVVCGYGTVGWSVTETLRDADIDTTVVDHVEREGVDVVGDATDPDTYENVDVEDAETIVLALDDDTTTIYATLVIREIDPDVEIIARADDPDTVWKLYNAGADYVLSLPTVTGEILASHLIEEVEIVTPQVQFEFVRSAAPSLVGMSLSDADLRARTGCTVIGVERDGELRTDLTADFVVQEDDILIAGGSEDAIERFEETVTPDRVAH, encoded by the coding sequence ATGGAGGACTGGCGACGCCGAATCGGATACGCGCTTCTGACGGTCGCCGCGATCATCGTCGTCTACGCGACGGTGTATCAGTGGGCGATGCTGACCTTCGAGGGTCGTGAAATTCCCTTTTACAAGGCCGTACAGGTCGTCATCGAGTCGCTCACGACCGCCGGATTCGGCGGCCACGCGCCGTGGGAGAGCGCGGTGTTGAACCTTCTTGTGATCGGGATGAATCTCACCGGCGTCCTGCTCGTCTTTCTTGGACTGCCGCTGTTCGCGATCCCGCTGCTTCGACAGGCCCTCGAGTCGGGACCGCCGACGACCAGCGATCTGACCGATCACGTGATCATCTGCGGTCACTCGGCGCTCGACGACGTGTTGCGAAAGGAGCTCGACGAGGTCGGGATCCCCTACCTCTTCGTCGACCCCGACCCGGAGCTGGTCTCGGAGCTCGCGGATCGAGGTATCAACGCCGTTCACGGGGATCCGGAGGAGATCCAGACGCTTCGGGACGCCAACGCCGCGGAGGCGCGCGGTCTCGTCGCGGACGTCGACGACGAGGCGAACCCGACGATCATCCTGTCGGCGCTCCGGATCGACCCCGAGATGCGGATCATCAGCGTCGTCCGAGACTACAAGACGGCGACGTACCACGAGTACTCCGGCGCCGACGAGGTCGTGCTGGCCCGCCAGCAGCTCGGCGAGGCGTTCGGCATGCGGGCGACGATCTCCTTCGCCGAGAAACTTCGGAGCGTGATCGAGGTCGAGAACGACTACGAGATCACCGAGCTGCTGATCGAGGAGGGCAGCGACCTCGCCGGCCGCACGATCAGGGAAGCCGAAATCTTCGATCGGAAGGGGATCACGATCGTCGGCGTCTGGCTCGGCGGCAAGTTCGTTATCTCCCCCGATCCCGACACCGTCCTCGAGGAGAACACCATCCTCCTCGTCGCGGGCGGCCACGGCGGGTTCAAGGACGTCACCGCCAGATCGATCCCGACCCACCACCACCCGTCCCGCGTCGTCGTCTGCGGGTACGGTACGGTCGGCTGGTCGGTGACCGAGACGCTGCGGGACGCGGACATCGACACTACCGTCGTCGACCACGTGGAGCGGGAGGGCGTCGACGTCGTCGGCGACGCGACCGATCCGGACACCTACGAGAACGTCGACGTCGAGGACGCCGAGACCATCGTCCTCGCGTTAGACGACGATACGACCACGATCTACGCGACGCTGGTCATCAGGGAGATCGATCCCGACGTCGAGATCATCGCCCGCGCGGACGACCCGGACACCGTCTGGAAGCTGTACAACGCGGGCGCCGACTACGTTCTCTCCCTGCCGACGGTGACGGGCGAGATCCTGGCCTCACACCTGATCGAGGAAGTCGAGATCGTCACGCCGCAGGTCCAGTTCGAGTTCGTCCGCTCGGCGGCGCCGTCGCTCGTCGGGATGAGTCTCAGCGACGCGGATCTGCGCGCCCGAACGGGCTGTACCGTGATCGGCGTCGAGCGGGACGGCGAGCTTCGAACCGATCTCACCGCCGATTTCGTCGTTCAAGAGGACGATATCCTCATCGCCGGCGGAAGCGAGGACGCCATCGAACGGTTCGAAGAGACCGTCACTCCGGACCGGGTCGCTCACTGA
- a CDS encoding Lrp/AsnC family transcriptional regulator, protein MGIRLDDVNKRIIHALMQDARNTSAPMIAEDVGVSPATIRNRIDQLENAGVIRGYHANVDFEAADEMLTTLYTATASVEERPRLAQQARTITGVVNVREFMAGEENLHVLAVGPDVEALNDVARELTKLGLEIDDEKLVRTEQFQAYHAFGPAETHQQFSDYISLAGGNEVVEITVDDDAPIVGKSLEQADGEGLLEDDTLVVSIERTDDVLTPTGGTEVRAGDILTVLSRSDFDTSMLRAFQSDDG, encoded by the coding sequence ATGGGCATTCGTCTCGACGACGTTAACAAGCGGATCATCCACGCGCTGATGCAGGACGCACGGAACACCTCCGCCCCGATGATCGCCGAGGACGTGGGCGTCTCCCCTGCGACGATTCGAAACCGGATCGATCAGCTGGAGAACGCGGGCGTTATCCGGGGTTATCACGCGAACGTCGACTTCGAAGCGGCGGACGAGATGCTGACGACGCTGTATACGGCGACGGCTTCGGTCGAGGAGCGACCGCGACTTGCCCAGCAGGCGCGGACGATCACCGGCGTCGTCAACGTCCGCGAGTTCATGGCAGGCGAGGAGAACCTCCACGTCCTCGCGGTCGGGCCGGACGTCGAGGCGCTGAACGACGTCGCCCGCGAGCTGACGAAACTCGGCCTCGAGATCGACGACGAGAAGCTCGTCCGGACCGAACAGTTTCAGGCCTACCACGCCTTCGGTCCTGCTGAAACCCACCAGCAGTTCTCGGACTACATCAGCCTCGCGGGCGGGAACGAGGTCGTCGAGATCACCGTCGACGACGACGCGCCGATCGTCGGCAAGTCCTTAGAGCAGGCCGACGGCGAGGGACTGCTCGAAGACGACACGCTCGTGGTCTCGATCGAGCGCACCGACGATGTCCTGACGCCGACGGGCGGCACCGAGGTTCGTGCCGGCGACATCCTGACGGTCCTCTCTCGCAGCGACTTCGATACGTCGATGCTTCGGGCGTTCCAATCCGACGACGGGTAA
- a CDS encoding universal stress protein has product MGLFQHLLVPIATESDVRTTCAALEPYLEDLERVTVVHVIEKAGGAPDKAPLEKRREDAAEFLATAETMLGEFVAVDTRTVFATDVVPAFFAAADEAGADAIAFRARGGSRIRRILAGDITTNLVTDPELPVISLPNPETNAR; this is encoded by the coding sequence ATGGGTCTTTTTCAGCATCTCCTCGTTCCAATCGCGACCGAATCGGACGTGCGGACGACGTGTGCCGCGCTCGAACCGTACCTCGAGGACCTAGAGCGCGTTACGGTCGTCCACGTTATCGAGAAGGCTGGCGGCGCACCCGATAAGGCGCCCCTCGAGAAGCGCCGCGAGGACGCAGCGGAGTTTCTCGCGACCGCGGAGACGATGCTCGGCGAGTTCGTCGCCGTCGACACGCGGACGGTTTTCGCGACCGACGTCGTTCCAGCGTTCTTCGCGGCGGCCGACGAGGCGGGCGCGGACGCGATCGCGTTTCGGGCCCGCGGCGGCAGCCGGATCAGGCGTATCCTCGCCGGCGACATCACGACGAACCTCGTTACCGATCCCGAACTTCCGGTAATTTCCCTGCCGAACCCCGAAACGAACGCCAGGTAG
- a CDS encoding cation:proton antiporter domain-containing protein has product MSELEFIAALTLIFVVAAVLLITATRLSLPAVPFYLIAGVGIGLVVDEGQLLDLAQWGIAFLVFAFAVELEPLEGKQLRRDSLIVSILQLLVTGFIMFGVGLGLGFDGLNALYFTLAATLSSSLVALSLLERRVRLRSLQERMAESIHFVEDVVAIVAVLLLSAFVYTDSSLAPLGAGIAMIAGALAFRHFLFERFVMAAESDVEILMLTGVSLIIGFIAISELAGVSIVVGAFAAGLAVASEYPHDVEMVDAIGYLEDFFTPIFFITLGALVSIPTLETLGVGALLVVAVFVLNPLVTYLVLRWRSYDSRTATLAGYNLDQISEFALIIAIEALAAGVLVPELFDAIVLAAIITMLGSTLTSRYAETGFQRLVDRGVFETGLERVREQSQVSDDIRNHVIITEYDREGQQVVEACERVDQPYVVIESDPHREDAAREHCENYVLGDVMTESAWTVANVDEATLIVGTVARESWAEQILALDIDADVIVRAVDVESGSELLEQGALFVAIPDELAAEQLAEQIESVLIGDTSLEDLRDHGEERLERAVEYGPSDVERLR; this is encoded by the coding sequence GGGGGATCGCCTTCCTCGTGTTCGCGTTCGCCGTCGAACTCGAACCCCTCGAGGGGAAACAGCTGCGACGGGATAGCCTTATCGTCTCGATCCTGCAGCTCCTCGTGACCGGATTCATCATGTTTGGGGTCGGACTCGGACTCGGGTTCGACGGGCTCAACGCACTGTATTTCACGCTCGCCGCGACGCTCAGTTCGTCGCTGGTGGCGCTGAGCCTGCTCGAGCGGCGAGTCAGGCTCCGCAGCCTACAGGAGCGGATGGCCGAGTCGATCCACTTCGTCGAGGACGTGGTCGCGATCGTCGCGGTCCTGTTGCTGTCGGCGTTCGTCTACACCGACAGCAGCCTCGCCCCGCTTGGCGCCGGGATCGCCATGATCGCCGGTGCCCTGGCGTTCCGTCACTTCCTGTTCGAGCGGTTCGTGATGGCTGCCGAGAGCGACGTCGAGATTCTCATGCTCACCGGGGTCTCGCTGATCATCGGCTTCATCGCGATCTCGGAACTGGCCGGCGTCTCGATCGTCGTCGGCGCCTTCGCGGCCGGACTCGCGGTCGCATCCGAGTACCCCCACGACGTCGAGATGGTCGACGCGATCGGCTACCTCGAGGACTTCTTCACGCCGATCTTCTTCATCACGCTCGGCGCGCTCGTCTCGATCCCGACGCTCGAGACGCTCGGCGTCGGCGCTCTGCTGGTGGTCGCCGTCTTCGTCCTCAACCCGCTGGTCACCTATCTGGTGCTTCGCTGGCGGTCGTACGACTCGCGAACAGCGACGCTGGCCGGCTACAACCTTGATCAGATCAGCGAGTTCGCGCTCATCATCGCGATCGAAGCGCTCGCCGCCGGCGTGCTCGTCCCGGAGCTGTTCGACGCGATCGTCCTCGCAGCGATCATCACGATGCTCGGCTCGACGCTCACGAGCCGGTACGCCGAGACGGGGTTCCAGCGGCTCGTCGACCGCGGCGTATTCGAGACGGGCCTCGAGCGGGTGCGGGAGCAGAGCCAGGTCAGCGACGACATCCGAAACCACGTCATCATCACCGAGTACGACCGCGAGGGCCAACAGGTCGTCGAAGCCTGCGAACGGGTCGACCAGCCCTACGTCGTCATCGAGAGCGACCCCCATCGCGAGGACGCGGCCAGAGAGCACTGCGAGAACTACGTCCTCGGCGACGTCATGACCGAATCGGCCTGGACCGTCGCGAACGTCGACGAAGCGACGCTAATCGTCGGCACCGTCGCCCGAGAGTCGTGGGCCGAACAGATCCTCGCGCTCGATATCGACGCCGACGTCATCGTTCGTGCCGTTGACGTCGAATCGGGCTCGGAGCTGCTCGAGCAGGGAGCGCTCTTCGTGGCTATCCCGGACGAGTTGGCCGCCGAGCAGCTCGCCGAGCAGATCGAGTCGGTGCTGATCGGCGACACCTCCCTGGAGGACCTCAGAGACCACGGCGAGGAGCGGCTCGAGCGCGCCGTCGAGTACGGCCCGAGCGACGTCGAACGGCTCCGGTAA